Below is a window of Plasmodium sp. gorilla clade G2 genome assembly, chromosome: 14 DNA.
AATTTCTCTTCCTGTCATGGTGAGAAAATCAATTGCATTATCAAATATAGAAGAATCCGATGGATAGCTAATAGCACCTTTAGTTTTTTGTGATTCACCATGTTTAATTTGATTTTTCATAGTTTttctaaaatttttattatttttttcttttaaatgaTTCATTAAATTTTCTTCACTTATTATATCAATATCAGAGGAACTTTTGGAATCTTCATTTACATTACTTAAAAATTCTgaattactattaatatcaGAATTCATAAATtctcttttaatattataatgtataGCTGAACTATTATAAGTATAATCCTTCTTCAATTTTAAAAGTAAATTTCTTCTAGACTTTTTTTTCAAACGATTTTGTGTTAACATAATATCTTCAAAAGTATCTCTCTTCTGTATaatttcatcatcattatcatatataatataattttcttcatttattgGTCTTAGATCTTTTATTGAAACTGATTTGAAAGATGCAGGTGTTTTTGCTGATTCCATACGTTCTTGGAATAAAATAGAATTAACACttattgtatttatttcTCCATTGTGACATATTCTTCTAAAAGGATGAGCAGCATACCATGTAGGTGAAGTGTTAGTTGAAAAACGTACATGTACCATTGCTAAATATGATGTAAACTGTTCACTTAATAAATCTtcaaaatatagatatatttgtGATGGTGTTAATAATCCTTTATATACAATAGTTCTAGATGAAAAACTACAGAAATACATATCATTATGCCTaactaatttttttcttataaaaaatgataataattcaatATCATCTGgtaattcatttaatttcAAATTACTATCATCTGTAAAATTTATATCTgaaaatggatatatattgaaatcatcataatttttaaaaacagaTCTTTTACAAACAAACATTTGAGCAATAAAAGGTTCACTTTTTTTAACACTACAACTAATAACATCATGTCGAACAGGTATAGGAGATCTCCATCCTAAAACAACTAATCCATGATTATATACTTCTTTCTCAATTtcatgatataaaaaaagtctTCTTTCTTCATTTTGTGGTAAAAATATTTGAGCTACAGCATATTCCCCTTTTTCTGGTAATAAAAAAGGTAATTGACAAGTATCACTTAACATTTGAAAATATTCATGTGGTATTCCAACTAAAATACCAGCACCATCTCCATTATTTCCTTGCACACCACCTCTATGACTTAATcgtaataatatttgtaaagCTTTCTGTATGACATTTCTAGAAAACTTACCATTAATATCAGCTACAACACCCACACCACAAGCATCCTTTTCATTCCTGCTATCATAAAGACctttattatctatattttctttccccatttaatatatatatatatatatacatatatattattattcttttttttaattaatttttatatataagaatggAAAactataatgaaaaaaaattaatacataaaaaaaatatatatatatatatatatatatatatatttatttatttatatatatatgtatggaGAAAAGATATAGAAACAtacaaatttataaatatatatacaaatattaatttgaattaattaaattgttaataataacaaatatagaaaatgtgtacaagaaaaaaaaaaaaaaaaaaaaaaatgatatatatgttatatatatatatatatatatccaaatCCTATGTgctaatttctttttaattaaaataaatgcaAAAGTTATTTTCTAAATCTTTTGAGCGACTTATACAAaaatccaaaaaaaaaagaaagtcgAAAAACAACAttaacaattaaaaaaaaaaaaaaaaaattttcgaaagatgaattattatatatatatatatatatatgttgtcaatatataacaaatttataaaaatgatgtcAGTGTCTATTTATAAAGttgtataaattttaattataaaaatttgtttGTTGTACTTATTTTCATGTCAACAACTGTGTTGTATATAAGCATTGTAGaacaatattattacaacacttcaatatatatatatatatattttttatataattatttttcttatttgtttttaaacaaaaaagaaaaaaaaaaaaaaaaaaaaaaaaaaaaaaaaaaaaaaaaaaatttaatatataaaataaaaatatataaaaacgtggtgtaaaaatttaaatattaatatatgttttttttttgtgtaagttatttgtaaaatatatatatatatatatatatatatagtatactatacttcatatatatattatatatatacacatttaaTTACgtgtatattcattttttttttttttttttttaacaatttatatataaatatacaattatataatatgcaggatagaaaaaaaaatatatataaaaataaacaaattaaatatttggAACAAAACATTAAAATAAGAGAATTAATTTGTTGAGTGTATACACAgttattttgtaaaatattttttcaataatatataaaaattaattcgtataaaattataatatatatatatatataagaaaaaaaaaaaaaaataaataaataaataatttttattttaatttatatatatatatatatatatatatttttttttttaagcatTAATGCATACTCTAGACCtaaattaaaaaacatatatatattataatattattatacatatataattatatatatattatatatacatataatatatatatatatataattaaataacgGTTGTAGTAATAAACTATTATGgcaacattttttttttttttctttttttctttttttttttgttctctGTATTTTCAATTATCAGTCGAAAATtccaagaaaaaaaaaaattaataaaataaatatatataaaatatattaataaatatattttccacatttatttgttcatatatatatatatatatatttatttatttattttgtaagtgtttataaaatatttatatatattatttttttcataaaatacaaaatatttaatgctattatattttgttttatatttttttccttcattGAAGAAATaggaaattttaaaatttgtcattttatttatataaaaaaaaaaaaaaaaatgaaaaagaaaaaaaaatataaaatgaagtaaattaataatgtgtacgcaaataatttatatatagaagtacatgttattcaaataaaaatcatttagtgaaatatataaattaatttatttaactttatgagttttttttttttttttttttttttgaagtaTATAACTATAAGCATACAAAATGTGcatgtttatataatgtcAATAATGAAGTGTAAcatgggaaaaaaaaaaaatatatatataaataaatacatacatatatatatatatatgtatatataattttattttgagttaggaagaaatatatcatatatataacaaaagaataaaattaatattcatTCCTttgaaattttaaaaatatttttatgttgtaaaaagtttaaaaaagaaaaaagaaaagtggCATTTTACTGtgtgaacaaaaaaaataaaaaaataaattaataaataaattaataaatgaataaattaataaataaattaataaatatataagtgaataaaaataagtgaataataattaaatgaatGATTCAAAAAATGAATTGGAAGATATATTAGTAAATAGACTTATATCTacaaattattatacatatatatatatatatatatatatatatattatataaattaaacaatttattaaataatattgaaaaaaaaaaaaaaaaaaaaaaatacacatacatatatatatatatatatatatatatatattaatacacacatgtataaatatagtaCTTATAAGATTTaactttttttatgtttataatattatatcaatCAGAATATACTAGCTACTCctttttgtttaattttttgatgaggtataaaataaaaataatcacCTGAACGAATAGGTAAGAGTCCACTATTTGAACATACGCTCATAATATAAAGTAGAACTAAACaattcataataaaaaagcaaattttttgtaataaaaatttttctgttttattattttcaaccGATTTAAAaacatcattaatattaattaaagattttaaaatattatatatagaataaacaataaatataataccaAATATTCCTGAAGCTCCACCTGACATAAacataacaaataaattcATAAGTAAACCCTTAAATGAATTTACACATATACCCCATGCTGCTTTATgtaataatttcttattaATTTCAACAGTATcagattttttattttcacttttatttaatttatttaatgtatttatattcttctcAGTCTTTAAATAACTATCACCATTCCCATAAATATTCTTTGCCTCATTTACAAATTTATATCCAAAAGGttctattatattttcatttttctgttctttcttttttaaactGAAATCCCATCtactcattttttttcttttataaatgaatacGCGTCTTCCTTACAAGGCATAcacaaattaataaatataaataaataattaaatatatatatatatatatatatatatatatatatgttcatatacCTTTGTAATATCCCTTTTGAATTTTCAAAGAATCAAAGGGTTACTACAATACCTCAGAAAggttatataacaaatatttcttcacattaaaaagaaatattatatataaaaaaataattcaaatataatatatatatatataatatatatataatatatattatattatattatcgggtgcatatatatatatgtcccatataattatttaattcgtcataatatttattttattcaataTGCATATGTTTTACCTTACTGTACTTATTTCACATAATTACGAAAG
It encodes the following:
- a CDS encoding ER membrane protein complex subunit 4, putative; this translates as MSRWDFSLKKKEQKNENIIEPFGYKFVNEAKNIYGNGDSYLKTEKNINTLNKLNKSENKKSDTVEINKKLLHKAAWGICVNSFKGLLMNLFVMFMSGGASGIFGIIFIVYSIYNILKSLININDVFKSVENNKTEKFLLQKICFFIMNCLVLLYIMSVCSNSGLLPIRSGDYFYFIPHQKIKQKGVASIF